The nucleotide window gcaaTGACACACAATAGCTTTAATAGTTTTCCTGTTGTCTTGTTCAAAGTCAGTCAATAGTATTCAATTACATTGCTGATCTACAAGCTTCATTCAGACAAAAGTTTTTGTACAAATCAATGTTCTCTAAATATTCATTACATGTCAACATTCTTCCAGGGTCTGCCATCTGAAATTACTTTGCACAAGAGTTCCGGTACCAATTGCTattgttcttcgtggtattcagacaacagacagtGTAGTAGCTgctgttgtagtaaactttgtcagacgacagttttgtggtattgtctgattcatgtatcagacggcattgagatagacaacagcagcGCCTATTAttagacgacagtgaaaaacactgtcgtctgattgaaaaattggtgtagtgacaTATGCCTTCCTCATGGTAAATCGATCATATTGCAAAGGTTACACTTCCCCACAAGGTTTTCAACAAGAAGTCGATTTCAGCTTCCACCCTAGGCaccaattttagggtttttgaaaaaaggaaaaaaaaaaaaaaaaaagaacaagtttCGATATTTCATGTGAAATCCTAACTCTCACCTTGCCTCGATTTGTAAACAGCTTGTCATCATATTCGATATATCTCCAGCAATAGAAGCGATATTAGGGAAGTTTTTGGGTACCTCAAACAATGAAGGGATGTTGGAGCTGTAGACCCAGAAGAAGAGTGAATCTAGGACAAGAGATTGCAATGGAACCACTCCGTCATATTTTTGGAGCACGATGGAGGCTTGGTTGAAACGCCAAGGTCCTCCATGTATGACATTGTTGCGATGCCGTAGCAGATCAAAAGCAAGAATGAAGTGATTGTGTGCTCATTCCTGAATCTTGAAGCCACAATATAAGGCCCAAACACGCTTGAAAAAGAGCCAAAGATCGTTCAGAGTTGCAGGCTGAGGTGCAAGGGGTCGCGCCACCAGGTACGACTACGTTGCACGTTGCTGTGCTCTTCCAATTTTGTGCAAGATGTCAATGACGTTGGATTCGGCTAAGGCCAAGGAAGCAATGACATCATCAATCAATGACATGGTAAGGTTCTTGGAAACGGGATCGACAAATgttaaaacaaaaatataatgaTTTATTTCACTACTTTGTTAACATTAATGGAATTGCATTGGACAAATTGTCAAGAAATGTTGACCAGAGAGGTCTAATGTTCAAATCTCATTAtgtaaattttttatattttagaaGTAAATGGAATTTTATGTTTGTAATGGGCCGACCTGTGATATATCGTGCTCAGGCCCTACTGAGCCTATAACAAACTCGGGCCGGGCCAACTCATGGGCTAATATACCTTGGGCTAGCTAGGCATGGCTAATATACCTTGGGCCAGCTGGACGTTGTCCACCTTTAATAATTCTTGGGCTCTGCCGGGCTAATTTTAAACTTACCGGAGTCTGGACTAGCGGCCCGTTTGTCACCTCTACCGCTACTAGAAATTCTTGAATTTTCAAACAAATGAGCGTGGCTTTCAGAGGCAGCAGTGGGAGAGGAGGTGTAGGAACTAAGTCTTCAAGCTAGGATTTGAACATTTTCGACAATGTGAGAGAAATACCACAAATCAATTTGCATAAGTATTTAACAAACAGTCCCATTCCATCAGGCCTTAGTGCATAAGTTCATTATAAGTTCTAATAATTGTACATTAATTAGTTTGTATATTTTTCCTTTATCCAGACACCCTTAAATTTGTGAAGAAATGGTAAGATTAAATTCCAAAAACATTCAAGCACAGAAAATTCTAATACTcgtataattaattaattatacaaaatatatatgtagTTCAACCTGCTGATAGGATAAAATTATTTCTTTCATAACAGAAATTATATGCATACAGATATTGGTCTCACCCTGATATGCTCTTTAAGAGAAACAGTTTCTTCGGTGAGTAAAGCCTAAACAGATTAAAGGCAGTGATGAAGGatatgaaaatcaagagaaggcATGCTAGGTATCCACATGACAAGGCTCCACCCATTTGAAGGCAGAATCTGGAGTATTTGTTGCACAACTTCATCCACTGAAATTCTGATATGCCTGTTAATGCTATCACTGAAGCCTGAAACGCAGCTGAGTTTGCCCCAAACGCCACATATACTGCTATCTGTGGTcgaattcataatttcaattcaTCTGTATAATCATATGCTTCTAATAATTAAACTAACACAAGTTTCTTCATCAAGAAAAGAAACTACATGTCTTGAATCTAGCGATCTATGCATAACTGCTCAGACCAAAACAGCATGTAACCACTAACCAGCTACTCCCCTGCAGGTTGCCTAGTATTCATGCATTTCAATTTGTAGGTTAAAATCCTGATCGTATGTAGAAACTGGATAATCTGTTTTCTTGGgattgatttttaatttgataattGCTTTAGAGCTTGGTCTAGAGTTAATCTACAgttataaataaaacaaaacttatttAGAGAAACCTCGCACGTCTAATATCAAAACATCAGGGAAGAGTTCGAATTATCAATATATTATTGAGTTCTTAAGGTAAGCAAGGGAGGTTGGGAAATTGAGTTACAATTAAACTAAAATATTCTAGAGTACTTGTTATTACTCAACGAGTATAAAGACCATATTCTGAGGTTGATCTTGTAAAGTAATGATCTTTTAGTCATCAAAGGGCTAAAAAATGTAGAGACATATCTACCTAAGATTTAAGATTAACGATTGATTTCTAAACCTGAATAAATCTAATCTATACCATTAATGATAAATGTAATGATTAATAACTATGAACTCTTAGCCACCAAATGACTTGAAAGTATTTTTGTCCTATAAACAATTACGTAATCAAGtagtttcaatttttctttttcggaCCTTCGTCAGAAAGTTTACAAAAGATGATGGGATAGAAAACTTCCCCATTCAAgaattagaaatgcatttttttagtgtttagaaacacaccctcaattttaatagtttttaacggtagaattaacgacagttggttaagtgaaagacggatgtaaaagtgagtgtgttaagtgatattgttgaaaatacagtgagttaagtgtcgaatgtgtcataactcagtgaccatttgtgatttTGGTCGCAACCAAGCTACCAATTTCATAGAAGAAAAAGGGTCAGGGTAAAGATTTGGTATACCATGaactttagaaaataaaaaatagatcAAAAGTGAAAAATTCATAACACTTTTTTGACGATatctttttactttatttttagtaattaacttttttattagaaatttgatAGCTGAGCATAAGGATTCTGTAAGTCGCACATTTGTAAAAAACTTTCTCGATGTTAAAAATGTTACCAATGAGACGAAAACTTCACGCGTGGATGACTTTCTTTATACATGTGGTATGAGAGCTTTTGATAAGATGAATGATCATTAAGGATAAGATGaacattttctttttaagaagtgtcgattaattttgaaaaaatgaatattttactATTCCCCAAAAAGTCGGTTATCATTTTTAGTTATCTCCGTTTGAAGTAATACACGGAGAATTATCAGGTGCGATTAACCGGAATTGTCAACCCTTCCGGTAACTGTATGAAGAAGCCCTCAGTGGTATTATGGCTAAGAGTAAACAGAGTAGGAGCCAGGGAAGTGACGAAGTGTAATACCTGATCGAGCAATAGAGAAAGCCAAGCTAGGTATAGGCTGGACCCTTGTGGATTTTGTTTGACTAAACCAGCTGACATTGAACACTTGCCAAACAGTCGAACCAGATTGTATCCAGCAACCACAGCATCAACATAAACTAGAACCCTATATGTATTTACCAACAAACCAAATTCACTTTcatggtggagagagagagagagggagagagagagagagagagagagagagagagagagagttcttaCAGGAGGGCATTGACCTCGTCGAAAGAAGCTTTTCTGTAAGCGAAGAAGACAAATTTGGTCTGGTGATCAAGTCCTACTAGTAACGCAGTGAGGACCAAGAGGATAACTGAAGAGAGCCTCAGGAAGGCTTCTGTGTTCTCCATGTGATACTTCATTTTCTCAAAGTAATGGTTCTGAACTACTCATATCTAATCCATtgttctaaacttctaattaAAGTGCGCTAGCTTCATGGCTCCATTTATTAAGTGCTGGGATGCATGCCAACTTGCGGACAGCCTTAATTGGTGACGAAAATGTCCACGTTGTGCAGAGTTTATTGTTGAGTCCCACATATTAATTAAATGAAACACCGATTCATCACTGATGTATTTCTatactcattttttttttttttaataaaagggtggtgcggctgccctcaagtcttgattaatgaaactatcgAATATAAAGGggagggacattgagcctaaacccctgattacaatcggcacctagagaacatcctgacaTAATATCATGACTCTCTACTAAACAATTGTATTCAATTacgcaccaattagcaaagagcgctctacaggcgactctatttgctttacagcggtgacacaacggaaagataactcgatctgAAACTCGATTACAGCATAGCACAGATGCTGCCGATAGAGAACAAGTAGATCACGTCCCCCACCAACACCGCCCCAATCCTCGAGGCCATGACCTAGAGAGCGAAACCCGCACTGAAACAGCCACCGCCGCCCTCTGCTGCTTGATCGGACACCAAGCCACCAATCTCCACCAGATTTGCAGCGAGATCCGAGTGGAACCATCCACAAACCCATGATCGAGATCCAGATCCGGTACGCACCCCACCCACACAACCGATCACCATCAGCCCCGAAACCAAAACCAGTGCAGCCACCTCCATCGACTGGAAACTAGGCAAAAGAAATCCCCCCGACCCAAAAATCTGACTATCTACACCAACATCCCGTCCGACTACACTCGGCGCACGCCGGCGAGACCATAGGCCAGCCCAGGCATGGCGGAGCAGCCGGACGAGCAGAATTCCTCTCTTAAGGTTtcctctattctctctctcttttcttttaactCTTTGCTAAAAGTAAACAAACAAATACATTTGTATACTCTTCTTTAGCTAGCGTTTGTTGTAATAACCAATAAATGATCGATATTTTTTTGAAGgacaaaaaaacaaatgatcGATATTAATTTCTTGTCTACGTATAGTTTTTAGAAGTCAAGAAAGATGTTGCGCGTGTTTTATAACAGcagtggttgagaaattttacATTTAAATATTTGGCttactcaaaagaaaaaaaaaatttgtccaaCAATAAGATGTTCGTTATAAAATGTGTACGTATAATGTATATGTGTACATGCACATGGAACTAGATTACATTAGCCGGCCTCCTATATATAGTATCCTTAGCATGCATCTCCAATCATAGTTATATAGCTAATTAGTTTAAGTTGAACGTAGTCTCTACCCTCTACTGCTCTACATGCTATCCTAACAAATTATTTCATATATTAGAGTATCGAAAAACATTCATT belongs to Rosa chinensis cultivar Old Blush chromosome 4, RchiOBHm-V2, whole genome shotgun sequence and includes:
- the LOC112200123 gene encoding CASP-like protein 2C1 yields the protein MKYHMENTEAFLRLSSVILLVLTALLVGLDHQTKFVFFAYRKASFDEVNALLVLVYVDAVVAGYNLVRLFGKCSMSAGLVKQNPQGSSLYLAWLSLLLDQIAVYVAFGANSAAFQASVIALTGISEFQWMKLCNKYSRFCLQMGGALSCGYLACLLLIFISFITAFNLFRLYSPKKLFLLKSISG